In one window of Mytilus galloprovincialis chromosome 6, xbMytGall1.hap1.1, whole genome shotgun sequence DNA:
- the LOC143079679 gene encoding uncharacterized protein LOC143079679 has translation MPKSFLFTNKRFTAYKQQYGSGTIDNSFEGVSKQESTHNTNQNETVNIINEEHNVMHVPLLQTDETWETSNYNSNANSNTVRTEVTRKEYTLPIIKQKERFRTFETTQFSSTPQQAHYSFETNCDTYENRQDDRHQRTISENFFKQTKQYDVSDGESDSGISLISDDSRHGYSPKSDYAYHCSEHLSLLFDFFSPRKPVVRETVVEEHQEVRRALDFSMPNYQTSTLSNTESQDQKAQFIETEEMFACADCGKRYSTSSNLARHRQTHRSSADKKARQCPHCDKVYVSMPAFSMHVRTHNQGCECPYCGKKFSRPWLLQGHIRTHTGEKPFSCPQCSKCFADKSNLRAHVQTHSTEKPYECGRCGKAFALKSYLYKHEESSCMRGQRSVHKRTRKGIALQEPTTVMFVDEHERNSW, from the exons ATGCCGAAGTCTTTTTTATTTACCAACAAAAGATTTACAGCTTACAAACAACAATATGGAAGTGGGACAATTGACAACTCTTTTGAAG GAGTTTCGAAACAAGAATCAACCCATAACACTAACCAGAATGAGACAGTTAACATAATCAACGAAGAACACAATGTCATGCATGTACCGCTGTTACAGACAGACGAAACATGGGAAACATCAAACTACAATAGTAATGCTAATTCGAATACAGTCAGAACGGAGGTCACGAGGAAAGAGTATACTTTACCAATTATAAAGCAAAAAGAAAGATTTCGTACTTTTGAAACAACTCAGTTCAGCTCCACACCACAACAAGCGCACTATTCTTTCGAAACGAATTGCGACACATATGAAAACAGACAGGATGATAGGCACCAACGTACTATTTCAGAAAACTTTTTTAAACAGACAAAACAATACGATGTCTCTGACGGCGAAAGTGATAGCGGGATATCATTGATTAGCGATGATAGCCGTCACGGATATTCACCAAAATCTGATTACGCATACCACTGCTCGGAACACCTTTCGCTTTTATTTGACTTCTTTAGTCCAAGAAAACCTGTTGTTCGTGAAACAGTTGTTGAAGAACATCAAGAAGTTCGAAGAGCATTGGACTTTAGCATGCCAAACTATCAAACGTCAACATTGAGTAACACAGAATCCCAAGATCAAAAAGCACAATTTATTGAGACAGAAGAAATGTTTGCCTGCGCAGATTGCGGAAAACGTTATAGTACATCGAGCAATCTTGCCCGACATCGCCAAACACACCGTAGTTCCGCCGACAAGAAAGCCCGACAATGTCCACACTGCGACAAGGTTTACGTGTCTATGCCAGCTTTTAGCATGCATGTCCGAACACACAATCAAGGTTGCGAATGTCCGTATTGTGGGAAGAAGTTTAGTCGACCTTGGTTGCTGCAGGGTCATATTCGTACCCATACGGGAGAGAAACCCTTTTCTTGTCCACAGTGCTCTAAATGTTTCGCCGACAAGTCTAATTTGCGTGCCCATGTGCAGACACATTCAACAGAAAAGCCTTACGAGTGTGGGCGCTGCGGAAAAGCTTTTGCTCTGAAGAGTTACTTGTATAAGCACGAAGAATCGTCGTGTATGCGTGGACAGAGAAGTGTACACAAGAGAACAAGGAAAGGAATCGCGCTACAAGAACCAACAacggtcatgtttgttgatgaacaCGAAAGAAACTCTTGGTAA